In Desulfonatronum sp. SC1, one DNA window encodes the following:
- a CDS encoding YkgJ family cysteine cluster protein gives MEASCIPISAEERSRLTLHASGPDVPVCVDEPNSEGFLRAVHKLFPGRREQIQKLFPSRNTHSRLSVTADGSCIFLDHYGCVLPVEDRPYYCRLYPFWFIHSKLFTLTSSECLAVNTCSSTSGLFALFKTDPSALRALHDSLLTAWGLFADEPRRK, from the coding sequence ATGGAAGCCTCCTGCATCCCCATCAGCGCGGAGGAACGCTCGCGCCTTACGCTCCACGCCTCTGGGCCGGATGTTCCGGTCTGCGTGGATGAGCCCAATTCCGAAGGCTTCTTGCGGGCCGTACACAAACTGTTTCCTGGTCGCCGCGAACAAATCCAGAAGCTCTTTCCCTCCCGAAACACTCACTCTCGTTTGTCGGTAACCGCGGACGGAAGCTGTATTTTTCTCGACCACTACGGCTGTGTTCTGCCCGTGGAGGATCGCCCCTATTATTGCCGACTCTATCCATTCTGGTTTATTCATTCCAAGCTGTTCACGTTGACCTCGTCGGAATGCTTGGCCGTGAACACCTGTTCGTCAACCTCGGGGCTGTTCGCCCTGTTCAAGACCGATCCATCCGCCCTGCGCGCCCTGCACGATTCCTTGCTGACCGCCTGGGGGCTTTTCGCGGATGAGCCGAGACGGAAATAA
- a CDS encoding SIS domain-containing protein produces the protein MTQIPPQAPSQISSQDPSQPLTRDWPALAREVLDVEIAGLIAVRDDLGRGFLDALEALAECSGRVVVIGLGKSGLVGRKIAATLSSTGTPAFFLHPVEGAHGDLGMIRPEDVALAISNSGETDELNAILPALRSLGVRVVALTRDERSSLAGLSDIVIKVAVPKEACPLGLAPTASTTAALAVGDALAVCLIHWKRFDACAFRRCHPGGTLGQRLRLLIRDVMHRENIPVVRAGASLAQALTVLNTGGLGTVAVLEDHSGRLTGILTDGDVRRMLCQERLDPADAVDAVMTMSPRSVHPDQTAALALDVMESAAITVLPVVDAAGLLQGMVHLHDLLGKGGVKFAR, from the coding sequence ATGACCCAGATTCCGCCCCAGGCTCCTTCTCAGATCTCATCTCAAGACCCATCTCAACCATTGACCCGCGACTGGCCGGCCCTGGCCCGCGAAGTCCTGGATGTGGAGATTGCCGGACTGATTGCCGTGCGTGACGACCTGGGCCGAGGCTTTCTGGACGCCCTGGAGGCCCTGGCCGAATGCTCCGGGCGGGTCGTGGTCATCGGCCTGGGCAAGTCCGGCTTGGTGGGCCGCAAGATCGCGGCCACCCTGAGCAGCACCGGCACTCCGGCCTTTTTTCTGCACCCCGTGGAAGGGGCTCACGGCGACCTTGGCATGATCCGTCCCGAGGATGTGGCCTTGGCCATTTCCAACAGCGGAGAAACCGACGAACTGAACGCCATCCTGCCCGCCCTGCGCTCCCTGGGGGTGCGCGTCGTGGCCCTGACCCGCGACGAGCGCTCCTCACTGGCCGGTCTGAGCGACATCGTGATTAAAGTCGCCGTGCCCAAAGAAGCCTGCCCCTTGGGGCTGGCCCCCACGGCCAGCACTACCGCGGCCCTGGCCGTGGGCGACGCCCTGGCCGTTTGCCTGATTCACTGGAAGCGTTTCGATGCTTGCGCCTTCCGGCGCTGCCACCCGGGCGGCACCCTGGGGCAACGATTGCGGCTGCTGATTCGGGACGTCATGCATCGGGAAAACATTCCAGTGGTCCGAGCCGGGGCTTCCCTGGCCCAGGCCTTGACCGTGCTGAATACCGGCGGCCTGGGCACGGTGGCCGTGCTGGAAGACCACAGCGGCCGTCTCACGGGCATTCTCACGGACGGCGACGTCCGGCGCATGCTCTGTCAGGAACGGCTGGACCCGGCCGACGCGGTGGACGCGGTGATGACCATGTCCCCGCGAAGCGTCCATCCGGACCAAACCGCGGCCCTGGCCCTGGACGTCATGGAGTCCGCGGCCATTACAGTCCTGCCCGTGGTGGACGCCGCTGGCCTCCTCCAGGGCATGGTCCATCTGCACGACCTGCTGGGCAAGGGGGGCGTCAAGTTCGCCCGATAG